In Gulosibacter molinativorax, a single window of DNA contains:
- a CDS encoding HNH endonuclease, which produces MTREIRNGKGHRAYRRKQAALKRRTARENLPCGWGSDFGCGQPIDTTLPWKDRLAFTADHPVALANGGHLVKQDLVPFHRGCNSRKGDAEELDIELWGAT; this is translated from the coding sequence ATGACCCGTGAAATTCGCAACGGCAAAGGCCACCGAGCCTACCGACGCAAACAAGCAGCGTTGAAACGCCGCACAGCACGCGAAAACCTCCCCTGCGGATGGGGCTCAGACTTCGGCTGCGGGCAACCAATCGACACCACACTGCCGTGGAAGGACAGGTTGGCGTTCACCGCCGACCATCCAGTAGCGCTCGCCAACGGTGGGCACCTCGTCAAACAAGACCTAGTGCCGTTCCACCGCGGATGCAATTCGCGCAAGGGCGACGCGGAAGAACTCGACATCGAACTATGGGGGGCAACATGA